A genomic window from Camelus ferus isolate YT-003-E chromosome 9, BCGSAC_Cfer_1.0, whole genome shotgun sequence includes:
- the LOC102515712 gene encoding transmembrane protease serine 9 codes for MTTAGNPWGWFLGHLILGVTALTPPSGSPASGGSSRIINGEDCHPHSQPWQAALFLEDELFCGGVLVHPQWVLSAAHCFQDSYTIGLGLHSLVADQEPGSQMVEAKHSIQHPEYNKPFFANDLMLIELKESVSWSDTIQNISIASQCPTPGDSCLVSGWGKLMNGRRPKVLQCVNISVVSEEICKAVYASVYHPSMLCAGGGQDQKDSCHGDSGGPLVCNGYLQGLVSFGQAPCGQPSVPGVYTNLCNFTDWIEKTIQASIQLPAPFLLASKLPQMLLEDLEGTSAEPWSLFTMWLLLTFSFLLMPAAAQDDSDKVRRSEECAPHSQPWQVALFERGRFNCGASLLSPRWVLSAAHCQTRSVRVRLGEHNLRKRDGPEQLRTVSRIIPHPQYEARSHRHDVMLLRLTRPARLSAQVRPIPLPTRCPQPGEACVVSGWGLVPDKEPGAAGSPVSQVSLPDTLHCANISILSTTSCNKDYPGHLMSTMVCAGVESGGTDSCEGDSGGPLVCGGVLQGIVSWGDVPCDTTTKPGVYTKVCSYLEWMKETMSRN; via the exons ATGACCACAGCAGGAAACCCCTGGGGCTGGTTCCTGGGGCACCTTATCCTCGGGGTCACAG CCCTGACTCCGCCCTCAGGATCCCCGGCTTCGGGTGGCAGCAGCCGCATCATAAACGGCGAGGACTGCCACCCGCACTCGCAGCCCTGGCAGGCGGCGCTGTTCTTGGAAGACGAACTTTTCTGCGGGGGAGTCCTGGTGCATCCGCAATGGGTGCTGTCAGCCGCACACTGTTTCCAGGA TTCCTACACCATTGGGCTGGGTCTACACAGTCTTGTGGCCGACCAAGAACCAGGCAGCCAGATGGTAGAGGCCAAACACTCCATACAGCACCCAGAGTACAACAAACCATTTTTCGCCAATGACCTCATGCTCATCGAGTTGAAAGAATCCGTGTCCTGGTCTGACACCATCCAAAACATCAGCATCGCCTCCCAGTGCCCGACCCCTGGGGATTCTTGCCTGGTTTCTGGCTGGGGGAAGCTGATGAATG GCAGACGGCCCAAAGTGCTCCAGTGCGTGAACATCTCTGTGGTGTCCGAGGAGATCTGCAAAGCAGTCTATGCCTCCGTGTACCACCCCAGTATGCTCTGTGCTGGTGGAGGCCAGGACCAAAAGGATTCCTGCCAC GGTGACTCTGGGGGTCCCCTGGTCTGCAATGGGTACCTGCAGGGCCTCGTGTCCTTTGGACAAGCCCCGTGTGGCCAACCCTCTGTGCCCGGCGTCTATACCAACCTCTGCAACTTCACGGACTGGATAGAGAAAACCATCCAGGCCA GCATTCAGCTGCCTGCTCCCTTTCTTCTGGCATCCAAGCTTCCCCAGATGCTGCTGGAGGATCTGGAGGGG ACTTCAGCAGAGCCCTGGTCCCTCTTCACAATGTGGCTTCTCCTCACCTTCTCCTTCCTGCTGATGCCTGCAG CGGCCCAGGACGACAGTGACAAAGTGCGGAGGAGTGAGGAGTGTGCGCCCCACTCGCAGCCATGGCAAGTGGCCCTCTTCGAGCGGGGGCGCTTTAACTGCGgtgcttccctcctctccccacgcTGGGTGCTGTCTGCAGCCCACTGCCAAACCCG CTCCGTGAGAGTGCGCTTGGGCGAGCACAATCTACGCAAGCGCGATGGCCCAGAGCAACTGCGGACTGTTTCTCGCATCATCCCACATCCGCAATACGAAGCGCGAAGCCACCGCCATGATGTGATGTTGCTGCGTCTAACCCGGCCCGCGCGCCTCTCCGCCCAAGTGCGCCCGATCCCGCTGCCCACGCGCTGTCCCCAACCTGGCGAGGCCTGCGTGGTGTCAGGCTGGGGCCTGGTGCCTGACAAAGAGCCTGGGGCCGCAGGGAGCCCAGTGTCACAAG TGAGCCTGCCAGACACCTTGCATTGTGCCAATATCAGCATTCTCTCGACCACATCTTGTAACAAGGACTACCCAGGGCACCTGATGAGCACCATGGTGTGTGCCGGTGTGGAGAGTGGAGGCACCGACTCCTGCGAG ggTGATTCTGGAGGACCCCTGGTCTGTGGAGGCGTCCTGCAGGGCATTGTGTCCTGGGGTGATGTCCCCTGTGACACTACCACCAAGCCTGGTGTCTATACCAAAGTCTGCAGCTACTTGGAGTGGATGAAGGAAACCATGTCGAGGAACTAA
- the KLK1 gene encoding kallikrein-1: MRALKSSPGRFPSSKLTACLRLDTAVTMWFLILCLALSLAGTGAVPQIQSRIIGGWECEKHSQPWQAALYYFSKFQCGGVLVDPQWVLTAAHCINDNYQIWLGRHNLFEDEDTAQFALVSNVFPHPEFNLSLLKNHTNLPGKDYSHDLMLLRLEEPVQITEAVQVLELPTQEPQLDSTCYASGWGSTEPDKFTYPDDLQCVDLTLLPNEVCANAHPEKVTEFMLCAGDLEGGKDTCVGDSGGPLICEGMLQGITSWGHIPCGSPNKPAVYTKVISHVEWIKQTMADNP; this comes from the exons ATGAGGGctttaaaaagctccccagggAGGTTCCCCAGCTCCAAGCTCACCGCCTGTCTGCGCCTGGACACCGCTGTCACCATGTGGTTCCTGATTCTGTGCCTTGCCCTGTCCCTGGCAGGGACTG GTGCTGTGCCCCAAATCCAGTCCCGGATCATAGGAGGCTGGGAGTGTGAGAAGCATTCCCAACCCTGGCAGGCGGCTCTGTACTATTTCAGCAAGTTCCAGTGTGGGGGCGTCCTGGTGGACCCCCAGTGGGTGCTCACAGCTGCTCACTGCATAAACGA caaTTACCAGATCTGGCTGGGTCGCCACAACCTGTTTGAGGACGAAGACACAGCCCAGTTTGCCCTTGTCAGCAACGTCTTCCCACACCCTGAGTTCAACCTGAGCCTCCTGAAGAACCACACTAACCTCCCCGGAAAGGACTACAGCCACGATCTCATGCTGCTCCGCCTGGAGGAGCCCGTCCAGATCACAGAGGCTGTGCAGGTCCTGGAGCTGCCCACCCAGGAACCCCAACTGGATAGCACCTGCTATGCCTCCGGCTGGGGCAGCACTGAACCAGATAAGT TCACATACCCAGATGATCTCCAGTGTGTGGACCTCACTCTCCTGCCCAATGAGGTATGTGCCAATGCCCACCCTGAGAAGGTGACAGAGTTCATGCTGTGTGCTGGAGACCTGGAGGGCGGCAAGGACACCTGCGTG GGTGACTCGGGGGGCCCGCTGATCTGCGAGGGTATGTTGCAAGGAATCACGTCATGGGGCCATATCCCGTGTGGTAGCCCCAATAAGCCCGCCGTCTACACCAAAGTGATTTCACATGTGGAGTGGATCAAGCAGACAATGGCTGACAACCCCTGA